A window of Castanea sativa cultivar Marrone di Chiusa Pesio chromosome 8, ASM4071231v1 genomic DNA:
AATATGATATTAAGTATGTGACTCAAAAATCTGTGAAAGTAAAAGCAATTACCGATCACTTAGCCCATTGTTCACTAGAGCAAGCCGAAGAGATTCAAGGAGATTTTCCGGATGAAGACATCAAAAGGATTGAGGTagaatcatggaagatgtattttgatggaGTAACAAATCAAAATGGAAGTGTAATTGGAGGTCTCTTGATTTCTCCAAAAGGGGCACACATTCCATTCTCTAGCAGAATCAACTTTCCTGCCACAAACAATGTCACAAAATATGAAGCTTGCATTATGGGCCTACAAGCAGCCTTAGGCCTAGGAGTGAAGGAGTTAGAGGTATATGGAGACTCAGCCTTGATAATCTCTCAAATCCAGAATAaatggaagatcaaagaagaaagacttatgccttatcatgaatgtcttcaGAAGTGGGCATCAAAGTTCACCAAGATCCGATATCAATATATGCCAAGGATACAGAATCAAATTACAGATGCTTTAGCAACCATGGAATCCATGATGGATGggccaaaagaagatgaagctaGACCAATAGTGttggaacaaaaagaagaaccaGCTTACTACATGACAATAGAAGAAAATGAGGAAAAGAATAGGGAAGGTAATGGTATTCAGACATCCTAAAATACCTCAAAGATGGGACATACCCGAAGTTTGCAGACAAGAATGATCAATTAACCATCCAGAGGTTGTCTACTAATTACATTTTTTGTGGTGAAAGGCTTTACAAAAGATCCTATGATGGAATTCATCTCCTTTGTGTAACTGCCAAGGAAGCATAGCAAATAATTAAAGAGGTTCATGAGTCAAGTTATGGGCCACATATGAATGCACACATGTTGTCAAGGAAGATAGTGAGACAAGGCTATTACTGGACTACTATGGAAGCCGACTGTGTGGCTCATGTTCGAAAGTGCCATCAATGCCAAGTCCATGGAGATCTAAAGCATATGCCACCCATGCCACTACATACTATGACACCACCCTGGCCATTCTCTATATGGGGAATAGACATCATTGGGAAGATCCACCCTACAACATCCAATGGTCATAAATTCATACTTGTAGCCATTGACTTattaaatgggtagaagctgccTCATACAAAGTTctaaattcaaagaaaattgCTCAGTTCATCCAGACCAATATCATCTGTAGATACGGAgtaccacatgaaattatcTCTGACAATAGGTTGCACTTCAAGGGAGAAACAAAGAAGTTACTATGACAGTTCAACATTAAGCACCACAAATCTTCACCTTACCGTCCTCAAACCAATGGAGCAGTTGAGGCTGCTCAAAAAAATAGGGTGAATCTTGAAGAAGAGCACAAAAAAATACAAGGATTGGCACCTACAGTTGCCCTATGCATTTTGGAGGTATAGAACATCAATTTGATATTCCACAGGAGCCATTCCTTATTCATTGATGTATGGGATGGAAGCAGTCCTTCACATTGAGATGGGTGTCTGTTCACTAAGGACCGTACTGGAGAGTGAAATTCCTGAAGCAGATTGGTTGCAAAGCAGATATGATCAATTGTGCATGCTAGATGAAAAAGGACTCAAGGCCTTGTATCATATTCAAGGTTACTAGAGGAGGCTTAGGAAAGCTTTTGACAAGAAAGTGAGAACCAGAGATTTGAAGTTAGAGGACTTAGTGTTGAAAGAAATCTGAGCCCCGGGTTAAGACGCAAACAGGAAGTTCAAGCAAATTGGGCAAGCCCATACATTATCAAACAGATATACTCTGGGGGAGCAGTAAGATTGATGGACTTAGATGCAAATCCTTTCACTGAACTAATGAACATGGATCAATTGAAGAAGTACCACGTCTGAAGTGGTAGTCTGAAAGCATCACGTTTGAAGTGGttgtaaattatgttatttgcCTTCCTaggtttcttaaaaaaaataaaaaataaaaaataaaggagcTCGCTAGgatgaaaacccgaaagggcgaTCTACGCaaaatatggtaaaaaaaaaaagtgagagagcctgctaggttgaaaacccgaaatgacaacctaggcaaaagttaaggcaaaaaaaaaaaaaatcatcatcaatgAACTATATGATGACCTGATCCTTCTACAAAGGGGGTACATAGGCAACCATGCATTGGTTCATTCACACTTTCTCAAAACCCACCATTTGTCCATTaaccaaaattaccaaaaattgaACCATTCCATTAAACCATGTCATTGCACAAAATTCAGAAACCCACACTTTaaccataaaagaaaaagaaaaaaaccaaaccaaaacacAAGAACCCAAACCTTAAGCCAAACCATAAAAAACCAAGTCCCAAAAGCTTACACCTTAAACAGAACCCTTAACTTGCAAATCCTAAGTGATTCCTAAACATAAGAGTTTTTACAttaacttctaaaaaaaacatgttcaaAGCTAAGAAATAAGAAGGTCACTTTGTCTtcagtcttttctttttctgttgaTCATTGATTTCTTCTATGATGGGAGCTTCGTCCTTCCTGTCCTTTCTTTTCAATTCACAGTTGCCTTCATCAAGTCTTTCCCGGTTGTCTCTGAGAAATAGTTCTCTCATAGCAACCCTCTCAGCTTCCTTGTCAACAATCTTAGCTATCAACCAGTTAGAGTATTTTGTAGTCATACAGTGAAAGTGAACCTTGACAAAGGATTGGTCCACCCAGTTAGCCATCTCCAAACCTAATAACATGTTCTTTATAGAAGTAGGATTTGTGTCCACAGGGGTGAAAGATCTTCTTCTGTTACCACTAGGCATTCCTTGCTCATATTTGAATTGCCTCAAGAGTCTATCTCCCTACAAGGAATATGTGATCTAATCTTGGAGACCACAGTAGAGGAGGTAGGCACTTCCACCAATAACGGTTCCATTGAATTGAGGTACTGGATTTCTTGTCCAAGAACTTCACCCAGTCACTCTCAATTTGGCACTTAGTTTTGATTTTAACCCTGCTAAGAAAACTGCTAGGCACATAATTGCTGATTGTAGGCTTGGCAATCATGTCTAGTCGCTCCATCAGCCATATCTACAAAGTCAAAGGACTCCCAAAAAAGTTTTGAGTTTCTCCACCATGAAATATAACATCCAGTTCGAGAAGAGTTTTTGTCAAGATCAAAGAGACAAGATTATCTCCATCCTTGATTTGAGTCATAACACTTATGGCTCGAGCATCCACAAAACCCCATCTTCTagagcaaagaaaaattttcCCACAATGCACAAGGCCAAACTGAAGTTTTTCAGCATATTGTCGGTCACTCCACAGGTGAGTTTGTCAATCAGCCGAGAAATAATTGCACGAAGATTCACCATACGACCTTCAATCATACTATCAGTAATGGAAGTAAGAAGACCGAGAGCATCAAACAAAGATTTCTTATACCTGAGATTGTAAGAAACTGCTACAGATTTTCAGCTTGGATCATAGCCTAGGATAGCAGAGAATTCTTCAATTGTTGGATAGAGTTCAGCAGTATTAAACTGAAACACATGATCTTTGGGATCCCAGAATTTCACAGCAGCACGAAGGAAGTCCCACTTGATTTTGACATTTCTCAGAGCCTTAATTCCCTATAGTTTAAAGGCTGTAAAATTGGTTTTCGTACTGAAATCAAAGCTATGAAACCATCTGttgatatcatgaattgttgaatgagagaaattttgatttcTAGCCATGGATGACTTTTTGCTTGTGAATATTGTGTTTTGCTAACCTTTATGCAAAGAATTGTCACAGGAGAATTCCTGTATATAATCTACATTGATCCCTAATTAGGTTTGAAATAGGTTTCAGAGATTTTTGAGCTAACTAGGAGAGTTTTTCATGAGCACAAACgaagtaaatatttttcaaaaatcacgAAAACGTGAAACACACATTGGAAAATCGTAAGGAGTCGGCCCACCATGGCGTGAGCGTCGTAGCGTGGCCTAGTGCCATTCGAAACTCTAAAAGTGCCTATCGACACTTTAAAACTGGTGAatggcactccaaaagtgccgaatggcactcCTCACGTGCCAAGAGGCACGCAGCCCCTCGGTTGTATACTCATGAAATTCCATGCAATTTCGCATTCCtagataattttttaagatcatttgacactcaaaaatatttttttgatcaAATTGCGACATTCTGACGTCTATAACTCACTTGTTTTCAAAAGTAATTACTTGCAtcaatgttttcaaaaaaaaaaatgtttgatcaaaccaagtttaaaaaaaaaaagattcatgaGTTTATGTTCCAAGCTAGGGGCATACGCCCATGTCTCATGCATTTTCAAAAAAAGCACCGccatcatttttcttaaaagaaaacttcatcattgatattttcaaaaatcatgCATTCCTTTTGAAACTAGGGACATTCACCCATGGCTCATGTTTCTAGAAAAGGCACCATCATCattgttctaaaaaaataattaatctccaagatttcaaaatcatcatgcattcattttaaactaggggcatttggCTCTGCCTCATTCAAGCAAGTACAGATTCCAACAGAGCTGATCAtgataattttaaattgataCTATAAGATCTCATTAggtgaattctaaacttatCTTAGTTAAAGTTTCTACTTGATCCAAGGTGATGCCAAGGACGAAGAGCTAAACATGGAATATAatacaatatttcctaaacaacgcttccttttgttttacaagaaaaataaacacacaAATCATACATCATTAGGACTCTGAGTCTGCCTGCATGAGGATCACCTTGATCCACCTCTAATGGAGCCACCTTCCGTATTTCCTTCTTGACTTGAGAAGAAGCGAGGATCGTAGTGGTGATTTTAAAGTTCAAGGCTCCTGATCCTTTCCTTTAAAGCTCTTCTGGCAGCATAAGCAGTGTCCATTCTATGTGCCTGAAAAGTCCGCAGAATCAAGTGTTAATTCCACCATCAAGCCTAGTTCAAGCaacaaatactcaaaaaaagCACGGCCTACCCAATCCGACTTATTGAGCACATATTGGGAAGATTGAGTGCGAGCCAATGATTGCAATCCTCTAATCATCTGCATGCTTTCTTCAACAAGATCTACATCAACCTGAACCAAAAATTTGCTAGATCAAGAGCCATCAGATTAAGAGCCACTCATTAAGCTAAGAagaaataaagacaaaaaattgaaagttcaagAATATACCGGATCAGGCCAAGGAACATTTTGTACATGCTCTGGCCTAGTCTAAGGCATGGAACTATAAGTTCTATCAGGATTCATCACATCATACTGCCATGCCAGAAAATGAGGGTAGGTTTCCTTGAATGAACTAGAAGAACTACCAGCATGGTGAGGAGAGGgaatttcttcctcttcctctcccCCTTCCTCTCCTTCAGAAGCAGGAGGCTGAAAATCCAACATACAAGTTTTGTTACCAAGCAGAAATATGGAAAAGGAATTTACAAAATGAAGATTTGACCTCAGAAGGGAAGAAAAGTACTGTCCTGCCAACCAAGCAACCTTGCAGATGAAGTCAAATGAATTTAGAATAAGTCCTCAGTACTCCTGTAACCGTATAGCCATAACAGGTCTGAGCAATCTCTTCATCAGTCAGAAGATCAGCTAATTGTACAGTAAGACAAGGAGGATGTGGAACTATGGTAGGAGGATACTCATGTTTAACTTGGGGCAACACCCTatcaccaagataccaatacctTCCATGTCCACACTAAAACGACACTTGCCGGCTATTTAGTGCTAAGGCCCACTCACACTCAGCATACCCTTCATATCCAGCCCAAGGATTTaaattcatatgaaaaatccCAGAAAAGCCAAGAACGAGAAACAACCAAACCATAACCAAATGCTAAAGATTTAAAAGAAGAAGGACGTAAGAACTCCCATCATTAGCAGTCAGATTGTCAATCACCAAGCACCAAATCTCCAAAGAACGCTTGGAAGGTGTAGACAAACGATGTTTAGGCAACCAGTGGAGAAATCTAGGAAAAATATCAGCAACTTCCTCTCGGATTTCAAGACCAACCCCAAAATACTCATACATCCAGACCTGAAAAATCACAACACCATTACCACATagccaaaataattttccaaaacctacacataaccaagaaaaaaaaatcctaaacctTACCTGCCAAACCAATGGAGCCCCACCCAAGCTAGAAAGACTCCGCCTAGAAAGTTGGGTCATGAAATGCATCATAGTAGCATAAGTCATGCCACCCTAGTCATAAATCTGgatttgttcaatttttctcAAGCTCCCCAAGTAGCGCAGATTCATAGTACTGCCTAAGTTTGGACATAAGAAGGTCCCAATAAAAAGAAGCATGAACATGCGAACACCTTTTACCGCAATCTCACAATGGGAAATATTTTCACatagccaagacaaagggataTTGGTACTCCTTATTCTAGAAGGTACTACACCTAGAAGTTTTTTGAGCTCAGATGAAGAAAAGGAATCATTGACAAGGATTCTTTCAGCACCTAACCTCAGACTAGCGATAACAAAGAAATCATAAGGTGTCAACATTACCTCCCTAATGCCTGGAAAGTGGAAGGTACATGTAGTGTCCTAGAAGCGCTCTGCCAAGGCGAGAAGTAACTAAAGATCTTTATATTCATGTGTCTCATGACTCAACAAAGCTTCGGAGAAAGTACCGAAGCCAGCTTcattgatgatgtttttaatGCTAGGGGACAACGTTGCCCATGCACTTTTCAACATTTGGAGTCTACCTTAACTCTTGAGCATCTGCAACACAAAAGTTCAGCTTATCAATTCTCATGGCCAGAATCACCACAAAAGATTCCATgaccaagaaaagaagagaaagaaaagaagatccCTTGGAGGAAGAAGCCATcttgatgaaaagaaaaatgggtttAGAAAATGGGTTTCACCAAAAATGGGTGTGTGGTGAAAATGCTCAAAACACAAGgatctaaagaaatattgataGAGATGGATGATAGAATGTTAAGAAGCTTAGAAATGTcttttttgtgagaagaaatggtgagatgatgaagaaaaattaaGGGGAAGAAGAAGGTGAATAGTATTAATGGAGGAAGAGAGGTTGaaggaagataaagaaaaagagagaaaagagaaataaaggAGTGGGGGGCCAAAATTTTGACTCCACACTTAAAACTCAGCCAAAGTTGAGTCAACTCAGTCATACTGAGCTGACACAgtcaacccaaaattttttttttttaaagacttcaaTATCTTTCAAACtccaaatttttaattcaaaattttcattcccaagtgaaaaaaaaacacattctcattttttttttttttaaaagaaagaaaattcaaatcttcaaattttcaaaattttaagaaagaaattcaAACCCCAGATTTcataatcaaaatttcaaaccttaatttttaaaatcttaaatctcaaaatttcagatttcaagTTGCGAGTTTTCAAATTTCCAATTTCCAATTCCAAGCTTTCAAgcttcaaaaatcaaatctttttcaaaaaactacaaaaaatcaatcaaacttTTCTTGATATAGATTTAAATCAAGAAGGGATAAATGAAGATCacacatctcaaaaaaaaaaaacaaaaacaaaaaaaaaaagtgggaccaaaaagctCTCATAATTTAAAAGTCTAGCCCCAGATTTTGACTTTTTGCAAGCAGGATTCCAGATtgaagtagagaagacctttgatcaacatttcaacaattctagattgaagtagagaagacctttgatcaaAATTTCAACATCTCCaaattgaggtagagaagccctagATCGATGTTTCAACATCTCCaaattgaggtagagaagccctagATCGATGTTTCAACATCTccagatcgaggtagagaagccctagATCGACATTTCAACAACTCTAGATCAAGGCAGAGAAGCCCTAGATCGACGTTTCAACCTCTccagatcgaggtagagaaacagatcaaggtagagaagccctagATCGACATTTCAACATCTCAAGATCGAGGCAGAGAAGCCCTAGATCAACATTTCAACATCTCCAGATCGAGGCAGAAAAGCCCTAGATCGATGTTTCAACATCTTCAGATCAAGGCAGAGATGCCCCAGATCGACGTTTCAACATCTCCCGATCAAGGTAGAGATGCCCCAGATCGACATTTCAACATCTCTCggtcaaggtagagaagccctagATCTACATTTCAACATCTCTAGATCGAGGTAAAGAAGCCCTAGATCGACATCACATACAACTCTAGTTTCAAGGTATAGAATTCCTTTGGTTACCcttcatcaagatcgaggtagagaagtcCTTGGGTTGTAGACAGGTCcagatcaaggtagagaagtcctttggttacctttcatcaagatcaaggtagagaagtCCTTAGGTCCCAAACAGCTCCAGATTAAGATAGAGAAGTCCTTTGGTTAccttttgtcaagatcaaggtagagaagtCCTCGTATCACAGACAACTCCNNNNNNNNNNNNNNNNNNNNNNNNNNNNNNNNNNNNNNNNNNNNNNNNNNNNNNNNNNNNNNNNNNNNNNNNNNNNNNNNNNNNNNNNNNNNNNNNNNNNNNNNNNNNNNNNNNNNNNNNNNNNNNNNNNNNNNNNNNNNNNNNNNNNNNNNNNNNNNNNNNNNNNNNNNNNNNNNNNNNNNNNNNNNNNNNNNNNNNNNttttcaagatcaagattgaaaAGTTTCTTGGTCATCCCACTTGTCAAGAATCATTTCCAGAGGCATCAACTACCAACCAAGTCcggtattttcatttttttttttgtcaaaagataagGCTTGTTCTATGTTCCAAATTTTTAGGTTCGAgggctaggtaatctttgaaaattcaagcTCAATTAAATTATGGTCGCTAAaatcagtgtctttgttttacattgacattcactTTTCAAGCTCTGTCGATGAGGGGCATtttgtagacactcaatttgtacccatgatttaatcaaggagaatgactTGAATGACCATCCacgtacccaaaaaaaaatcatgattgatgcgaacctcaatcgacacgctttgagacccaacaaaaatattggaatatttaacccaggaaagctaaaaatcagatttatgatagaaaccctgacccaacgtttataaaagaaacgcgaaccaaaggtataagttgaccttgacccaatgattataaagaatcacgaaccaaaggtataaagtttgaacgccacaaggaagaatccttgataagttcacagttcttgaagaaccaaaagagagcaaagtctcaccttttctgaattttattcaataataatctatatgaaaaacgtttacagatttaagggcctatttaagggctccataaaacttgacaaacaagaaaatatattttaaaataactcctaattgataccttaccatatctagaatcaaatttgacctaaaaagcattaaatgcacctaaaaacaaggaattaaatcacctaaacctaaaataacgtttttacataaaaataccaaaaataataaattacaataattaaacagtaaattgtgtcctacatcagacccctccacttgaaacaaactcgtcctcgagttcatatttgaaatatgaaatcttccgctccaaataaacaaatatttcgaatgctttaatgacttgatctggttgtgaaatttgaatccttcataaattgtagcagaaaatttcttctcatctactttcaatttatttgcaacatcaatcaataaaggtttgataataaaattaaaattttctactccaagaaaatcaacatattgtatagtcatcttcaacaaatcaactgagacttgaggattgtgagttgtggactcatcctcatatttga
This region includes:
- the LOC142605843 gene encoding uncharacterized protein LOC142605843, with product MDPLKYLIEKPVQDGKTAKWVLLLSEYDIKYVTQKSVKVKAITDHLAHCSLEQAEEIQGDFPDEDIKRIEVESWKMYFDGVTNQNGSVIGGLLISPKGAHIPFSSRINFPATNNVTKYEACIMGLQAALGLGVKELEVYGDSALIISQIQNKWKIKEERLMPYHECLQKWASKFTKIRYQYMPRIQNQITDALATMESMMDGPKEDEARPIVLEQKEEPAYYMTIEENEEKNREGAIPYSLMYGMEAVLHIEMGVCSLRTVLESEIPEADWLQSRYDQLCMLDEKGLKALYHIQGY